The Candidatus Anaeroferrophillus wilburensis genomic interval TGCATGACCTGCGAGTCGCTGAAGTTACGCAACTGGATGTTAAGATTGACGAGGGAGGGGTGACCGCCTTTCGCGCCAAGGTGAAACTGTCATTCAAATATCAGGCGTGAGCAGGTTGGAGCATTTTTTTAGGAGCCAAAAAGCGGGGGAATTTCCCCCGCTTTTT includes:
- a CDS encoding dodecin domain-containing protein, whose protein sequence is MSESVYKIVELVGTSTESWEDAVKNVVEKAKGSLHDLRVAEVTQLDVKIDEGGVTAFRAKVKLSFKYQA